The stretch of DNA TGACGATCGTGGCGCAGGCCGCTGTGGCAGTGATTGGGCTGCTGCAGATGTTCTGACCCGATGATTAGTTCAGGCGAATGCCAGTGCTTGGCCTGAGTGAGCCTGGCAGGGTGGCGCTGCTCAGTTGGCAGGCCAGGGCAAGGTTGAGCACCCTGCCCTGCCGTTCTGCGCGCTTCGGCCCAAGCGCTCGCAAACTGCAAGACGCAGGGCCGAGCAAGGCTGGACTCAGTCCGCAGCCTGTTCCGACGCGCTATCAGCGACCGGCGCTGGAGCAGCCGCTTTGGGCTTCGCACGGTTTTTACGGTCTTTGCCGCGCTGCCGCGAAGCTTGCTGCTTGGCATACAGCGCCTGGCCCGCAGTGACAACGCCAGCGGGCTGGCCGTTCAGGTCCAGGCGCGGTGCGTTCTCTACCATGCTTGCCCAGTAGCGGTTGCCACGGCACCAGGTCGAGATGCCCAGCTTGAGCTGTTCACTGGTGATGCCAAGCAGCTCCAGGTGTTGCTCGGCATCTTTGAAGATGCCCTCTTTGAGCGGCACCTTGGGGGCTGGGTTTACAGGGAACGCCAAGGGGAAGTGCTTCTGCAATGGCCAGATCGCTTCCACCGCCGGGTCCACCTCACGCGCCTTCGCCTGCGGCGCGGGCTTGCGCTTGGCTGGGCGCGGGTTCTCGGCCTTCTGCTGTTCTTTTTCAGACCGCAGGCGGTCACGTAACTCAGCTAGTTGTTCAAAACCCATCGTTAATTCACTGCTTCTACGTTGATTGCGTGACGCAAGGATAAGCCATCAAGCGCCTGGGAGCAGCAGAAAAGGATGAATTGCTGCTGATTTCGTGACGGGGAATGACTTGCCAGTGCGCCACATGCGCACAGCCTGACGCCTGAAACTTCAGGCGATATCGATATCCGACAAGCCCAGTACCTCAGCCTGGGCCAGTATCTCGGCAGGCGTGGCATCGGCTGGCGGCATGACCAGACTGTTCTCGCCGTCACCGAAGTGCAGCACCATCAAATGAAGCGCTGCCTCGTGCCGGGCAAGGCTGGGCTGCTTGAGTTCGAAGCGATGCGATGCTGGCTGGCCGTTGAGCTGGTAGTGCACGGTGTAGGAATGCATGAGTAACTCCAAAGGCAAGGGACTCATTACCTGACCAGGCGGCCAGAACATAATTCAGATGCATCCGCCAGCCGCCTCGGCCCGCTGTGTGCACGGCGTCACGTTCCGCAAACCACTAGCACATGCGTTCTATTCTCATCGCTCCACGCCCTCCCGATACTCCCAGCGTCTATCCGTTGCATCCAAGGAACGCCAGCACCCTCGGGGCTGGCAGCCACTTGCGTGGCATCTAATGGAATATCTGGAATCGCCATGAACCCCCTATTCAGACTCTCCCCGCTCGCACTCTCGATCACCCTCGCCCTGTTGCCAAATGCCTACGCCGCAGACTACGTCCTCGACAGCGGCGAGGACACGTTCAGCAGCGATCGCGCCTACGATGGCACGGTATCGCTGCGCCCCGGCAACGGCGTGCCCGCCACCCTGACCGTCAACAATGGCGCCGTGCTCACCAGCAAAGGTGGACGGATCGGTGGCGCGTCCACCAACAACCAAGCCAGTACGGCCATGGCCACTGTCACGGTCCAAGGCCCAGGCACCCGCTGGGTGGTGCCGCGCACTACAGCCGTCCTGGGTAACACCATCGTCATCGGCGGCGCCGGCCAGGGCACGCTCAACGTGCTCGACGGCGGCGAAGTGTTTGTGCGCGACCTGCAGCTGAGTGACAACGGCAACGCCGGCAATGCCCTGTCGCGGGCGAACCTGGTGGTCAGCGGCCCAGGTGCGAAGGTGGATGCCGTGAACGTGACCTCCGGCGGTACCTTCCTCTATGACTCGCGCATCACCCTGCAAAACGGTGGGCAGCTGGCCAGCGAGCGCGTGGCCATCAACTCGATCAGCGACCTGTCCGGCGCCAACACGCGCTGGGACAACACTGGCAGCTTCCGCAACCGCAACGACCTCAGCCTGAGCGATGGCGCGGTACTGACCAGCGACTCGATGGAGCTGGGTTCGGCCAACATCAGCCGTAATACCGTGGTCAGTGTATCTGGCGAAGGCACCCGCCTGGCCACGCGCGCGCTGACCCTGGGCACCACCACCTCCAGCACCACCCTGGTGCTGGCCAACGGCGCCGAGCTGAGCAGCACAGACGGCATCGACATCAGCGAGCTGACCAGCCTCAACTCAGCCGCACGCGGCGCACTCAGTATCGGTGGCGCAGTGGTCAGGGACGACAGCCGCACCGATATCGACGCAATCACCGCCGGCACCGCACAAGCCGCCGGCCGCCTCGACCCGCAAACGGCGATCCGCTTTGGCGCCGGCAGCGGGGCATTGGCGTTCAACCACACCGACAGCGACCTGCAAGTGAGCAACAGCATCAGCGGTGCGGGCCGGGTCTATGCCTTCAGCGGCAACACCACCCTGAGCGGCGACCTGACCGGCATGAGCGGCAGCACGGTGGTACGTGGCGGGCGCCTGGTGCTGGCCGGCGATGTCGACCAGACCAACCCACGCGGCACCTCGCTGCTGAGCGTTGGCAACGGCACCCTGGTGGTCAACGGCACCGTCGGCCATACCGACAGCGCCGGCAATTACAGCAACCGCGCCCAGGTACTGGACGGCGGCGTGCTGGCCGGTACCGGCCGGGTCGGCAGCACTCAGGTCGCCTCGGGCGGTACCCTGTCGCCGGGTGAAGGCGCGCTGGGCACCCTGACGATCAACGGCGACCTGGACATGGCGGCCGGCTCGCGTTATGCCGCCGACATTGCCGGCGATGGAGGCTCGGACCGCGTCAACGTCAGCGGCACCGCGA from Pseudomonas putida encodes:
- a CDS encoding ProQ/FinO family protein, with amino-acid sequence MGFEQLAELRDRLRSEKEQQKAENPRPAKRKPAPQAKAREVDPAVEAIWPLQKHFPLAFPVNPAPKVPLKEGIFKDAEQHLELLGITSEQLKLGISTWCRGNRYWASMVENAPRLDLNGQPAGVVTAGQALYAKQQASRQRGKDRKNRAKPKAAAPAPVADSASEQAAD